From the Anguilla rostrata isolate EN2019 chromosome 12, ASM1855537v3, whole genome shotgun sequence genome, the window GCTCCTGGTGCTGGCGCCCAGCCCCGAGCAGCCCCCGCAGGCCCACCGGCCCGAGTTCCACGTGCAGACGGAGTTCGTGCTGCTGGTGCCGGACGGCGTGGAGCTGGACCAGGGCCGGCAGCTGGAGCGGCTGGTCCGGGAGCTGGAGGGCGAGGGCGGCGGGCCCGTGCGGCTGGTGGCGGCGCCGGTGCTGGCCCGCTCGGCCGTCCAGTGCCTCCACCTGCGGGTCAGCCTGCGGGAGTGGACCGCCACCTACGCGCAGGCCGCCTCGGGGAGCAGCGGGAGCGTGTGCAGCGCCCTGCGGGGGGACGCCGTGGTGCTCGTCCGCACCGAGGACCTCTTCAACCTCTCCACCCCCCTGgcccgccccctgcaggcctcCCTCTTCGTCCAGACGTCCCTCCGCGGCTGGAAGGTCAAGCTCCTGGAGGGGCCGTCCTTCTCCGCCAGCCGCCGCCCCCTCTTCAGCTCCGCCCACAACCAGTGGAAGGCGGACTCCCGGCTGCGGGAGGCCACCGCCCGCCTGATGCGCGACTTCGGCATCAAGCGCCTCCTGCACCCCGACGGCAAGGAGCAGTGGTTCGGCTGCGGCAAGGAGACGCCCCGCTGCTTCGGGACGGTGCGCGACGACACCCCCGAGTACCTCTACCTGGACCGCTGGACCCCTCCCTGCTGCCTCCGCGCCCTGCGCGAGACCGCCAAGTACGTCATCGGCATCCTGGAGAGCTCGGGCGTGCGCTACTGGCTGGAGGGGGGCACCCTGCTGGGCGCGGCCCGCCACCAGGACGTCATCCCCTGGGACTACGACGTGGACCTGGGCATCTACCTGGAGGACGTGCCCAACTGCGACTACCTGAAGAACCTGGACGCCGGGTCGCTGGTGGACGCCAACGGCTACGTGTGGGAGCGGGCGGTGGAGGGCGACTTCTACCGGGTGCAGTACAGCGAGGCCAACCACCTGCACGTGGACCTGTGGCCCTTCTACCCGCGCAGCGGCGTCATGACCAAGGACACCTGGACCGAGCACAAGCAGGACGTGGAGTTCCCCGAGCACTTCCTGCTGCCGCTGGTGCCCATGCCCTTCGCCGGCATCACCGCCTACGCCCCCAACAACCACCGGGCCTTCCTGGAGCTCAAGTTCGGCGAGGGCGTGGTCGAGAACCCGCAGTACCCCAACCCTGGCAAAAAGAGGCTGGACAGGAGCCGGCTGTGAGCGGGGCAGAGGTGGGCGTGGTCACGGGTGGAGCAGGGGAACGGCTTAACCAAGCTAGAGTCGATACACTGGAGTGTTAGAAAGCCTCATTACACCGACTGATACGACTGCCTtgtaaaactgaactgaaccacTTAAAAGATGAGAAACAAAACTGATGTTATTTATTGGATTTACGTGTCAAGAGCTTCTCTGCTCCacagattattatttaaagGAAGGCCCTGAGGGGGGGCAGAAGACTGAGTAATATGTTCTTCCCGCAAGCCGCAGAAAGAAGACAGGGTGGACGTGCGTCAGAAACATCGCAGAGCCCCCGCTTCCACAAAGTGTCCCTCCACCTTCACAGACCTGCTCCCATTGCAGCTGAGCTGTCACTGCTGCACCGAGCCCACGTATCTTATTGTATGAACAAGTGAAGTACACTACCATTCCGATTAACTGTTGCAATGCAGTGCTTCTAGCTTTGCACGAGAGTCAGGATAGCTTCGGCTAACAGTAGAGAATCATAAACAGGTGAGCTCATTTCAGTTCAGGACAAGTCTATTAATGAATGGGATTGTCCAAAATAGACATTTCATTACAGAATGGAGGTAGGGACTTTGGCCTGAATTCTAGCAACATTTATTCTTGTCTTTGACACAATCAGTGTTCATCTTCTCATTCATACACACTCAAAGTCTGACAAGTTAAACAGTCACCAaaagctttggaaaaaaaaatggacgaTCACCATAATTTCTACGCAAGGTTGAAGGACTTCAGATGTTAAAGATGAGTCCAGAGTAGACCTATGCTTGACTAGCCTGTCTtgtcttcctgtttgtgtgtggtttgtctgtACACTTGAACTAATTAAAAAGGTGTATACACTAATAGACAGGTCTAGCTAGCTCACTTTATCAATGTGAAACATAAAACTTGTGTTACTACTGAGAAACAGTgtagacagtgtgtgtttgtgtgtgtgctgcacagtttcactttattattttttatatgttgcACAAACCTGTGATACTATACGGTATGGAATAAAGTGTCAATTTTACAGTGAACCAATGGCACTAAAGAAAGGTATGAGGTACTGTTGGACACTGCTTCCATCTTTTCAAAGagtgaaaagagaaatgaagaaACCCAGGGCACTTCTGTCTTTCCTTCATGTTGTGGTAGCATGTCCATGAAGACTTGCATTCTATCATTGTGTAAAAGGAagataaaacaattttttttaaagaaaactacaatcaaaataaaacataagacGTGCCACTATATGCCTGGTGTTTCCTGTCCCTTTCAACATGAATTCAGAGTGTGTGCGAGTCAATTATGTGCGAGTTTAAACACATGTACTCTGACCTGGAGTTGTGCTCTAATGGTGCGTTCgtccactcccactcccactggTGAGGTGATCATCTCTGAATCGTACAGGGAAATGAAACCCACTCACCGCTCcacaggg encodes:
- the fkrp gene encoding fukutin-related protein, encoding MRVSFCQGLLTGAIALNLLILYYVSRAQQQMMEKRRDPGKGSLKKAALPVSGLGGAVGLAGGGVGAGGPGGGGGIGSGRSPRVTVLVRDFEDFENYVDEVARSFLRQRPDLPFLAVADAPPYPPLALPEGARLLVLAPSPEQPPQAHRPEFHVQTEFVLLVPDGVELDQGRQLERLVRELEGEGGGPVRLVAAPVLARSAVQCLHLRVSLREWTATYAQAASGSSGSVCSALRGDAVVLVRTEDLFNLSTPLARPLQASLFVQTSLRGWKVKLLEGPSFSASRRPLFSSAHNQWKADSRLREATARLMRDFGIKRLLHPDGKEQWFGCGKETPRCFGTVRDDTPEYLYLDRWTPPCCLRALRETAKYVIGILESSGVRYWLEGGTLLGAARHQDVIPWDYDVDLGIYLEDVPNCDYLKNLDAGSLVDANGYVWERAVEGDFYRVQYSEANHLHVDLWPFYPRSGVMTKDTWTEHKQDVEFPEHFLLPLVPMPFAGITAYAPNNHRAFLELKFGEGVVENPQYPNPGKKRLDRSRL